The Bacteroidia bacterium DNA window AAACCGCGCCTTTCACTGACTTGATTTTACACGAGCCGCATTTTTTTACAAGCCCGATTTTGCTTTGAAAAATACGACTGACTTGCCAAAACGCAGAACCGAGAACTCACCGAACCCTTTGCTAAAAACTGACTTTGCAAAAAGTAAACTTTGCCAGAAAAAATGAGCCTGACAAAAAAGCCTGAACTAAACTTGCCGAAACGCTTGCTGAAAAAATGTAGCCGATTTCAGAAGCCTGACTTTGCTAAACAAAACGCAAGCCATGAAGAACGGACTTTGCCAAATGAAACCGCTTGTCTGCTAAAACCTAAACCGAAAACCTTGAAGCCGATTTTAGAAACCTGAGCAAATTTGAAGAGAAACTTGCGGAACAAAAAACCTGAGCCAATTTTTTAGCGAACAGAAACTTGGAAAATAACCACCGTTAAAAATGCCCGACTTTATTGAAGTAGAACCTTTGCTAAAAATCAAAACTTTGATTTGTAAGACTCAAAACGCTAATTTGAAAATGCAACTTATTTTTGAAAAACCGACTTAAAGATTTAACGCAAGTTCTTGCCAACGGTTTGCGTTACCTGCGCTGGGGGGGGACGGCGAAGCCGTCCAACCAGAAAAAGGGCAAGGCGTAGAAAACTGTTTGGGATGTGCGCCGAGTCCCCAGCGTCAGGTGCACGCTGTGTTGGCACGCTTTTGACTTTAAGACTCACTTATGCAGTAACGAGTTTCATTTCTCGACAGCGAGGATAATTTTGACAACCGTAAAACTGCTTTCCTTTATGTTCACCTTGCGCCACTGTTCTTAAGACCATTGGAATACCGCATTTCGGGCAAAGCGGTACTGAACTAACCTGCTTATTTACTTCTGGTTGCGACGGAGTGGAAACGCCAACTTTATCATTCACAAATGGCGCAATTTGAGCCGCAATTTCTCTGGAATTGTACTCTCTCTGAACTGGCAAGCGCAATAATGGCAAACCAGCGACTTTGCAAACACTTTCTACAAACTCATCACGCTCTTGCCTATTGTTTCGCTTATGGCTAGAGTCGTCCAACTCAACGCCAAATAACGGCTTCATCGTGACAGAATCGCAAACTAGAAAATCTAAATGCTTTTGAGCAATTTTATTGAAGTAGGCGATATTTTCATTTGGACGAGCCACAAAGAAAATATCCGCCAATCTTACCTTTGACTGAATTAATAATCGTGTGCCAACAAGAGAAGAAAGAACTTTATAAAACGAAAATTCTGCTGGAGAAAGAAAATCATCACGCAAACGATATGGAAGTGTTTTAGATGCTGTTTCTTTTTGCGAGCGTTTCAAAAATGGAAAAATGACGCTCAAACAACCTGATTTTTCATTCGTTGCTGTCATGTTTGGCTAGATGTCTCCTATGTAATGAAATTGCTGAAAGTAATTCACCCGCTATTGCTAAAACATCATCATCAGATAATTCAACTGCAACTTTGAAAGAACTTGCTAATAAATCTGTTTCGGTCGGAACTTCATGCCGAATTTGCAAGACAACTTTTTCTTTGTCGCTATAAATATGAACTGCGTTACCAGAAGCAGTTAGAAATCTTTGCGCTCTCATACCTTTTGGAGTTGCCATGATTTATTTTCCAAAAACCTAATTATGCAAAGGTCGTGCCAACGGCTTGCGTTACCTGCGCTGGGCGGGGACGGCGAAGCCGTCCAACCAGAAAANNNNNNNNNNNNNNNNNNNNNNNNNNNNNNNNNNNNNNNNNNNNNNNNNNNNNNNNNNNNNNNNNNNNNNNNNNNNNNNNNNNNNNNNNNNNNNNNNNNNNNNNNNNNNNNNNNNNNNNNNNNNNNNNNNNNNNNNNNNNNNNNNNNNNNNNNNNNNNNNNNNNNNNNNNNNNNNNNNNNNNNNNNNNNNNNNNNNNNNNNNNNNNNNNNNNNNNNNNNNNNNNNNNNNNNNNNNNNNNNNNNNNNNNNNNNNNNNNNNNNNNNNNNNNNNNNNNNNNNNNNNNNNNNNNNNNNNNNNNNNNNNNNNNNNNNNNNNNNNNNNNNNNNNNNNNNNNNNNNNNNNNNNNNNNNNNNNNNNNNNNNNNNNNNNNNNNNNNNNNNNNNNNNNNNNNNNNNNNNNNNNNNNNNNNNNNNNNNNNNNNNNNNNNNNNNNNNNNNNNNNNNNNNNNNNNNNNNNNNNNNNNNNNNNNNNNNNNNNNNNNNNNNNNNNNNNNNNNNNNNNNNNNNNNNNNNNNNNNNNNNNNNNNNNNNNNNNNNNNNNNNNNNNNNNNNNNNNNNNNNNNNNNNNNNNNNNNNNNNNNNNNNNNNNNNNNNNNNNNNNNNNNNNNNNNNNNNNNNNNNNNNNNNNNNNNNNNNNNNNNNNNNNNNNNNNNNNNNNNNNNNNNNNNNNNNNNNNNNNNNNNNNNNNNNNNNNNNNNNNNNNNNNNNNNNNNNNNNNNNNNNNNNNNNNNNNNNNNNNNNNNNNNNNNNNNNNNNNNNNNNNNNNNNNNNNNNNNNNNNNNNNNNNNNNNNNNNNNNNNNNNNNNNNNNNNNNNNNNNNNNNNNNNNNNNNNNNNNNNNNNNNNNNNNNNNNNNNNNNNNNNNNNNNNNNNNNNNNNNNNNNNNNNNNNNNNNNNNNNNNNNNNNNNNNNNNNNNNNNNNNNNNNNNNNNNNNNNNNNNNNNNNNNNNNNNNNNNNNNNNNNNNNNNNNNNNNNNNNNNNNNNNNNNNNNNNNNNNNNNNNNNNNNNNNNNNNNNNNNNNNNNNNNNNNNNNNNNNNNNNNNNNNNNNNNNNNNNNNNNNNNNNNNNNNNNNNNNNNNNNNNNNNNNNNNNNNNNNNNNNNNNNNNNNNNNNNNNNNNNNNNNNNNNNNNNNNNNNNNNNNNNNNNNNNNNNNNNNNNNNNNNNNNNNNNNNNNNNNNNNNNNNNNNNNNNNNNNNNNNNNNNNNNNNNNNNNNNNNNNNNNNNNNNNNNNNNNNNNNNNNNNNNNNNNNNNNNNNNNNNNNNNNNNNNNNNNNNNNNNNNNNNNNNNNNNNNNNNNNNNNNNNNNNNNNNNNNNNNNNNNNNNNNNNNNNNNNNNNNNNNNNNNNNNNNNNNNNNNNNNNNNNNNNNNNNNNNNNNNNNNNNNNNNNNNNNNNNNNNNNNNNNNNNNNNNNNNNNNNNNNNNNNNNNNNNNNNNNNNNNNNNNNNNNNNNNNNNNNNNNNNNNNNNNNNNNNNNNNNNNNNNNNNNNNNNNNNNNNNNNNNNNNNNNNNNNNNNNNNNNNNNNNNNNNNNNNNNNNNNNNNNNNNNNNNNNNNNNNNNNNNNNNNNNNNNNNNNNNNNNNNNNNNNNNNNNNNNNNNNNNNNNNNNNNNNNNNNNNNNNNNNNNNNNNNNNNNNNNNNNNNNNNNNNNNNNNNNNNNNNNNNNNNNNNNNNNNNNNNNNNNNNNNNNNNNNNNNNNNNNNNNNNNNNNNNNNNNNNNNNNNNNNNNNNNNNNNNNNNNNNNNNNNNNNNNNNNNNNNNNNNNNNNNNNNNNNNNNNNNNNNNNNNNNNNNNNNNNNNNNNNNNNNNNNNNNNNNNNNNNNNNNNNNNNNNNNNNNNNNNNNNNNNNNNNNNNNNNNNNNNNNNNNNNNNNNNNNNNNNNNNNNNNNNNNNNNNNNNNNNNNNNNNNNNNNNNNNNNNNNNNNNNNNNNNNNNNNNNNNNNNNNNNNNNNNNNNNNNNNNNNNNNNNNNNNNNNNNNNNNNNNNNNNNNNNNNNNNNNNNNNNNNNNNNNNNNNNNNNNNNNNNNNNNNNNNNNNNNNNNNNNNNNNNNNNNNNNNNNNNNNNNNNNNNNNNNNNNNNNNNNNNNNNNNNNNNNNNNNNNNNNNNNNNNNNNNNNNNNNNNNNNNNNNNNNNNNNNNNNNNNNNNNNNNNNNNNNNNNNNNNNNNNNNNNNNNNNNNNNNNNNNNNNNNNNNNNNNNNNNNNNNNNNNNNNNNNNNNNNNNNNNNNNNNNNNNNNNNNNNNNNNNNNNNNNNNNNNNNNNNNNNNNNNNNNNNNNNNNNNNNNNNNNNNNNNNNNNNNNNNNNNNNNNNNNNNNNNNNNNNNNNNNNNNNNNNNNNNNNNNNNNNNNNNNNNNNNNNNNNNNNNNNNNNNNNNNNNNNNNNNNNNNNNNNNNNNNNNNNNNNNNNNNNNNNNNNNNNNNNNNNNNNNNNNNNNNNNNNNNNNNNNNNNNNNNNNNNNNNNNNNNNNNNNNNNNNNNNNNNNNNNNNNNNNNNNNNNNNNNNNNNNNNNNNNNNNNNNNNNNNNNNNNNNNNNNNNNNNNNNNNNNNNNNNNNNNNNNNNNNNNNNNNNNNNNNNNNNNNNNNNNNNNNNNNNNNNNNNNNNNNNNNNNNNNNNNNNNNNNNNNNNNNNNNNNNNNNNNNNNNNNNNNNNNNNNNNNNTTGACTTGAAGAAGCCTGAAACAAGAACTTGTTAACACTTTTGCTAAAAACTGACTTTGCGAAAAACCGTTTTTTTAGAGAAAGAGAACTTGAACGAAAATGCAAAAACTTGCCTTGATGAAACCTTTGCTGAAAAAACGCCGCTAATTTTAGAAACCTGATTTTATTGAAAGAAACGCAAGCCGTAAAAAACAGGCTTTGTGTCTCGACAAGCTCGACAACCACCAAACGAAACTGCTTGCTTGCCAAAACCTAGCCGAAAACCCCGAACCTGATTTTGGAGACCTGAAAGAATTTGACAAAGAACTTATGAAACAAAAAGCATGAACTGATTTTCGAGAAACGAGAACTTAGAAAACTACTTTTGCCAAAGAGTCTGACTTGAACGAACCGAAACTTTTGCTGAAACCTAGACTTGATTGAGAACGCTGATTTGAAAAGCCAACTTGCTCTTGCGAAATAGCCAAATGCTTTAACGAAACACACACCTAACGGCTTGCGTTACCTGCGCTGGGCGGGGACGGCGAAGCCGTCCAACCAGAAAAATGCTAAGGCGTGAAAACTGCTTGGGATGTGCGCCGAGTCCCCAGCGTCAGGTGCACGCTTTGTTGGCTTGCCGTCTTTGGGAAGACTAACGCTTTCCTTTATACTTTGCGCCTTTTTTTGAATTACAACTTCTACACATTAAAGCCGCATTTGATAACGAACTTTTACCGCCAAGCGAATATGGCTTGATATGGTCAATTGTAAAGTTTTCCCAAGTTAACTTCTCTCCACATTTTGTGCAAACTTTTTCATCATCGGAATTCCACACGAGCCTTCTTTGTTCAGGCGTAAAACCACGTTTTTTGTCCTTCTTTTCAAACAAACCACCTAATAACTGGCGCAAAATATCTGCTCGCCTTGTTCTTGTTGCCGAACTATCGCTATCGCCGCGAGTTGTAAATAAGTAATTGGCAAATACTTGCTGGTCTGGCGTTGCGCCTTCGGCTTGAGAAATCTTCTTTCGCACTAAATCTACACCGTCAGAAAGCCAAAGCAATAATGTTTGGGCTTGTTTATTGCGTTTTGAGTCGGTTAAGATAAATTTGTTCTTATCCATCTCCCAAGTAAACATAAAGAGGGAATAGAACTCAGATGAATTTTTGAAACGACTTGACCGCAAAGCAGGAAAATACATTCTTTTTATGATATTCAGTGTGCGGGTAAATTCTTTTGCACACTCGTTAAGCGCCTTGCCTTCAATCGTTTTTCCGTGAATGATTTTATCTAGTGCGGTCTTCTTGTTGAGAGGACTTCCATTATGAATTGAAGCCATAATCTCTGCAATCAATTCAACGTGTTTCATCCTGCTTAATTGAGCGGGAGTCATTATGTGATTTTCAGCAAAAAATTTCTTAGAACGCTCCGCAAGTTGTCCAGCGCGTTTTAGGAAAGGACTTGTAAAAAACCTAGCGTGCCTTTTTTCTTGTCCAGTAAGGCGTTTTCCCGTCGAGTTAATTCTTACAAAAAGTTCAATAATATCGTCTAAACTGCCTGAAACTTCAACGGTTTGAATTTTATAGCCAGTAACAAGATGCTCGTGACCTGCTTTTTGAATTTCCTTCCACGTCCATTCTTCAACATCGTCATCTTCGTGTATTTGCATTTTTACCGGAAATTTATCGCGGCGAAATCTCCCTAAACCTTGAAACATAAACAAAGATTCAAGTCGTTGCTTGCCATCCAGAACATCATATACTAATCGTCCATCTTCATCAGTAGATCTGTATAAGAAAACAGATGGTAAAGGGAAGTTCTGAAAAACTGACTGAATTAACTTTTTTCGGTCAATACCCTGCCAAACAGATTTTCGCTGAAAACCGGGTTCTAAATTTAGACGGTCTTCATTGAAAAGCAAAATAAAATCTTGCACATCTTTACTTCCGTAATTGAATATGATAGTTGATGCTCTATTACTCATTACTATCCCTTGTATTGTTTTTATGTGAATGCACAGGCAAGCCAACGGCTTGCGTTAGCGGCGGACGGGGGGCGGGAGTAGAAGAGTCCAGAGGNNNNNNNNNNNNNNNNNNNNNNNNNNNNNNNNNNNNNNNNNNNNNNNNNNNNNNNNNNNNNNNNNNNNNNNNNNNNNNNNNNNNNNNNNNNNNNNNNNNNNNNNNNNNNNNNNNNNNNNNNNNNNNNNNNNNNNNNNNNNNNNNNNNNNNNNNNNNNNNNNNNNNNNNNNNNNNNNNNNNNNNNNNNNNNNNNNNNNNNNNNNNNNNNNNNNNNNNNNNNNNNNNNNNNNNNNNNNNNNNNNNNNNNNNNNNNNNNNNNNNNNNNNNNNNNNNNNNNNNNNNNNNNNNNNNNNNNNNNNNNNNNNNNNNNNNNNNNNNNNNNNNNNNNNNNNNNNNNNNNNNNNNNNNNNNNNNNNNNNNNNNNNNNNNNNNNNNNNNNNNNNNNNNNNNNNNNNNNNNNNNNNNNNNNNNNNNNNNNNNNNNNNNNNNNNNNNNNNNNNNNNNNNNNNNNNNNNNNNNNNNNNNNNNNNNNNNNNNNNNNNNNNNNNNNNNNNNNNNNNNNNNAACAAAAAGCATGAACTGATTTTCGAGAAACGAGAACTTAGAAAACTACTTTTGCAAAAGAGCCTGACTTAAACGAAATAAAACTTTTGCTGAAAACCTAAACTTGATTGAGAACGCTAATTTGAAAAGCCAACTTGCTTTTGCGAAGTAGCCAAATGCCTTAACGAAACACACACCTAACGGCTTGCGTTAGCGGCGGACGGGGGGCGGGAGTAGAAGAGTCCAGAGGGCAGAAAAAACTTCCAGCGTGGAAAATATTCATAAACCGCGCCGAGTCCCCGCCGTCCGCTGCACGCTGTGTTGGGCAGTTGAAGTCTTTCTTCGCAAGATATCTTTTTGAGCAAAAAGATATTCTAAAGGATTTATCTTTTTATCATTTGAAAATATTGCACATGCAATTATCTGACTCTCCAAAAAGTAAATACATGCGGCTTCATATCCTGGCCCGCCGCCTAAATGTCCATATTTATCTCCAGGTTCAACCATTAAACCAAGCCCATAATAGGGATTTTGCCAGTACTTATCTTTGTAATTGACCTTATTCAAACTCGAATTCAGTCGCGCAACTTTGTCTGATGCCATAAAGAGCGCTACATCAGTCGCGTCAGCCATGACTAAACCATGCCATACCCATTCTGCAACATAGCCATTGAGCGAATTGTCAAATACGCCATGCGCCACCTTGAGGCTTGACAAGCCTAGCGGCAAGACAATATATTTCTTGATCAGTTCATCAAAAGACAGATTAGATTCCGTCTCGATAATTTTCTTAAGTAACCAGTATCCAGGGTTTGAATACGCAAAGTTTGTTCCAGGACTGAAAAGCAACTCGCGGTTTACAGTTGTTGTGATAAATTTTTCATCAGACCAAGCAAGTTTCCTGTTTTCTACATCGTTAATGTACTCTGGAAGATTGCCGTAATCTCTTATGCCGCTTGAATGATTCATCAAATGGCGTATCTTTACAATGTCTGAATGTGGACAAATTGTTCTTGGAATCCATCTAGATATTACATTTTCTAGATCTATATTTAGGTCAAGCACAATTGACGCGATCATTGTTTTTGTAATACTATAAATTGGCAAAACCGCGTTTTTGCTTTCCAGAATTTTTCCATCGGCAATAAAGGCGATAGTCTCTCTCATGCTTTATTTTTCTCCAACATGTCCTTGCAAGGAACTGCCCAACGGTTTGCGTTACCTGCGCTGGGCGGGGACGGCGAAGCCGTCCAACCAGAAAAAGGATAAGGCGTGAAAAATGCTTGGGATGTGCGCCGAGTCCCCAGCGTCAGGTGCACGCTGTGTTAGCCCGCTTTTTGACTTTAAGACTCGCTCTTCTTGTTTTTCTTTTTTTCTAGCCAAATAGATTCTTTCTTGTAAACAATATTAAGAAAATCTTTGTAAGTTCTATACTCGTTTTTAATTTTATCTATATTTGTCAGTAAAAATTGACCGCCTGAACCAATTGTTTGTAAACTAAAATGCCTTTCTTCCAAATCTTTCAGGTGATAAGTACCAACTTCTTGAATTGACATATGAAAACCGTCATCAATAATTCTTTCTGGAAGGTAGTGTAAAACTATAAGCAAAAAGTGAGAATTTTCAGGATGATTTTCATAAAACGCTTTTGTTTTTTGCAGGGAACATAAATTTGGATTAGATGAACTACCTGCTTTATGACCTTTCAGACTTATAAGCAATTTTTGAGTTTCAAAATCTTTTGCTTGCCACTCAACAATAATATCTTCCATTGTGCGCCTTCCGTCTGGAGCATAGGCTTTCACAATGTTAAATTCTCTACTTTCTTGAATATGGTTATTTAATTCTGATAAAAGAAAATCTTCTAAAAATCTTCCGCCAACTTCGCCGTATGTTTTGTCAAGAACTCTCCAATTTGTACTGATTGTTAAAACTTTATACTTGTTGAAAATTTTCCATAGGACATTTTGCAAATCATCTCGAATTTGCTTTTCAAATTGCCTTTGATTTTTCATTGACGAAGTTTTCCCGTTGTTTAGAATAGTTTTTCTGCGTAAACCAATTTTGTATTATCTTTAGCCTTGTTTCTTACAAGACCGCTGTTTCTTTCAAAAAACACGCCATCTTCATATCCTTGAATTGATTTGTCATATTCAGCCATTTCCAATCTTTTTTCAGATAAGCATGAATATTCCAAATCCTTTTCAATTCCACAATATTTTCTGCCCAATTTCTTTGCAACTACCGAAGTAGTGCCAGAACCTAAAAATGGATCTAATACAAAATCGCCAGCATTG harbors:
- a CDS encoding DUF2726 domain-containing protein; amino-acid sequence: MTATNEKSGCLSVIFPFLKRSQKETASKTLPYRLRDDFLSPAEFSFYKVLSSLVGTRLLIQSKVRLADIFFVARPNENIAYFNKIAQKHLDFLVCDSVTMKPLFGVELDDSSHKRNNRQERDEFVESVCKVAGLPLLRLPVQREYNSREIAAQIAPFVNDKVGVSTPSQPEVNKQVSSVPLCPKCGIPMVLRTVAQGEHKGKQFYGCQNYPRCREMKLVTA
- a CDS encoding DUF262 domain-containing protein; the encoded protein is MQDFILLFNEDRLNLEPGFQRKSVWQGIDRKKLIQSVFQNFPLPSVFLYRSTDEDGRLVYDVLDGKQRLESLFMFQGLGRFRRDKFPVKMQIHEDDDVEEWTWKEIQKAGHEHLVTGYKIQTVEVSGSLDDIIELFVRINSTGKRLTGQEKRHARFFTSPFLKRAGQLAERSKKFFAENHIMTPAQLSRMKHVELIAEIMASIHNGSPLNKKTALDKIIHGKTIEGKALNECAKEFTRTLNIIKRMYFPALRSSRFKNSSEFYSLFMFTWEMDKNKFILTDSKRNKQAQTLLLWLSDGVDLVRKKISQAEGATPDQQVFANYLFTTRGDSDSSATRTRRADILRQLLGGLFEKKDKKRGFTPEQRRLVWNSDDEKVCTKCGEKLTWENFTIDHIKPYSLGGKSSLSNAALMCRSCNSKKGAKYKGKR
- a CDS encoding beta-lactamase family protein, coding for MRETIAFIADGKILESKNAVLPIYSITKTMIASIVLDLNIDLENVISRWIPRTICPHSDIVKIRHLMNHSSGIRDYGNLPEYINDVENRKLAWSDEKFITTTVNRELLFSPGTNFAYSNPGYWLLKKIIETESNLSFDELIKKYIVLPLGLSSLKVAHGVFDNSLNGYVAEWVWHGLVMADATDVALFMASDKVARLNSSLNKVNYKDKYWQNPYYGLGLMVEPGDKYGHLGGGPGYEAACIYFLESQIIACAIFSNDKKINPLEYLFAQKDILRRKTSTAQHSVQRTAGTRRGL